TGGCCGGCCTTTTTCTTGTCGTCGGCCGCCTCGGTAGTCAGCATCAAGATAGGTGTGAACTTGAAGGAGGCATTCTTTCTCAACTCCTTGATCAAGCTGATCCCGTCCATTTCCGGCATATTCAGATCGGTCACGACGAGATCCAGCTTACTGCCGCCGGCCTTCGTCAGGGCCTCCTTGCCGTTGCCGGCTTCGATGACCTGGTAGCCCGCGCTCGTCAACGTAAACGAGACCATCTGACGCATGGTTGGGGAATCGTCGACTACGAGGACTGTCTTCGGCATGGTGCGCTCCTTGGTTCTGGTACCGAACGACTAAAACAACGTGACGCTCATCTCTTCAGGCTGCGAGGCCGAGGCCGCGGGGGCACGTCCCTTCATCGACGAATGCATGATGGCTCGCTCTTCCTGCATGGTGTAACTTTTTTCCAAGCGTTCCATGATTCCCATGAGCTGCGTAAGCTGGTCGTCGGACACGCCGCCGGACAACGCTTCCATAAGCGTCCGCATCTCGGTCAGCGGTTCGATCACATGCTCCAGTTTTTGACGTGTAATGTCCTGAAATTGGAGCGCCATGATGACTCTGGATACGTCGGCAGAGAGTTCCTCGGCATGCCCCTTTGATTTCATCACCGCGTCTCTCAATGAGTCGTTCTTCTCCGCTAGCTTGTGGGTCATCTGATCGAGATGCTTCTTGGTGGACAAGGTTTTCGTCAAATCGACCGACCCCAGTGCCTGGACCGTCGTCAACGCCTCTACGGTGCTGCGTTGCACTTCATGAACCAGGGCATTGATGCTGCTTGCCGCCTGACCTGAACGGTTCGCGAGCTTGGTGACTTCGTCCGCCACGACGGCGAACCCTCGGCCATGCTCTCCGGCCCGTGCCGCCTCGATGGCGGCATTGAGCGCCAACAGCCTCGTCTGGTCCGCAATAAATTCAATTTCACCCACCATATTCGTGATGGCCTTGGAACTCCGATCGACTTCATCCATCACGGTGGCGATTTGAAGCGCCATCTCCGACGATTTCATGACATCGCTCACAAACCCGGACAACATCGTCTCGGTCGTTTTGAGCACGTTCTCAAGGCTCAGATCGTCGTTGAGAAACAGGTTCGATGATTCCTGCGCCTGCTCGCTGGCTCGCTGCGCCATTGCCCGAAAGCGATTTCCGAGGTCGGTGGCAGCCTGTTCTGTCTGATGGATGATGGAGGTCATCTGCGCGTTCAGGATGGGGATGAGGGGTATGCCGCAATGCCCCAATCGTTCCCATCTCCTGGCGCGTCCCGTCTGCTCATCCAGCTCGCGACGGTATCGCGCGTCGAGATCGGCGACCTGGCGGCGATGTATTCGTTTACAATTCCACGTGGCCAAGGCCGCACCGAGCACGAGCATTGCCACCGCAAGGACGATTTCCAATCCCATCGTGTTCAGGCTCTCGAGGTTATCTATTGCCGGCCGACGGACACAGAGCTTTGGTGAACCCATAGCTCGCCACTCGTTGACTGCATTCGTCGGACAGACCGCTTACGGCCACCCGCCCGGACAAGTGAGCCGCGATGAGGAGCTGTACGGCGGACGCATCCAGCTTCGTCACCCGGGACAGATCGAGAGTTACCGGCGCCTCCTCGGCCACAGCGGTTTTCAACGCGTCACACAGCGACCCTACTTCGAAGATGGTCAACTCACCGGTCGGTTTCAGCATAGGGAACTCACCAGAAGCAGTCGCAGCGTAAGTAGTATCCGAACATCTCTATCGGTTCGTGCCTTCATTTTCTTAAGCCTCTTAAGAATCCTAGTGTTGTCCGGAGGGAGGACTACCTACGAGTGGGGCTTCCGGCCCAGGCGCAGTCTGAACGAGATTGCCGCTCCGTGCCGCAGGAATTCCGACGGTCGGCAATGTCACTCCCGGGACAATCTCTCGATCTTTCGTGCCCTTCGGCGACTCGTCCACCGGAGGACGCTCCAATACCACGATCTCAACTCGGCGATTCTTGCTGCGCCCTTCGGGGGTATCATTCGGAACCAGCGGACGGGAATCGGCAAAGCCGGTCGCCGACAGGTGCCTCGGGGGGACGCTATTCAATTCGGACAGAATCCGTACGACCATGACCGCACGGGCGGCTGACAGCTCCCAGTTGGAGGGAAATTGGGCCGTCCTGATCGGGACGTTGTCCGTGTGCCCCAGCACGCGGACGTGCCGATCCATCTCCACAAGGATTTCCGAGAGCGACTGGAGAAACGGAAGCGCTTCCGATTTGACCCGAGCCTCCCCGCTGTTGAACAGCACGCTCTCGGGAAGATTGATCACGATTGTCCCGTTCCCGGTCTCCATGATACTGACGTCCTGCAACTCGGGCTTGAGATCGGCCTGTAACCTTTTCATGATCTGGCGGATGCGCCTGATCACGGGCTCGTTGGCGCTGGCCAACTCCGGATTGATGAGGCGGGGCTTACTGTCGCCGATCGTGAACGGCATCCGGGAAGCCGGCGCGCTCGTGATCGGGTTGAGAGCGGCCTTGATCGAATCGCTGACCGTGCGATATTTCCCCTCGTTCACGGAGGAGACGGAGTACATGACGACGAAAAAGGCGAACAGAAGGGTGATGAAGTCCGCGTAGGAGACGAGCCAGCGTTCGTGGTTTTCGTGTTCTTCGTGTTTCTTCTTTGCCATCTGCAGACCGTGGCTCGTGTTGGGAGCGTGAAGCGTCGGCGGCCGGCCGCGAACAGCGCCTCACGAACTACGACTTATTTCTTTTCTTCTTTGCTGCGTTCACTGACCGGGAGGAAACTTTCCAACTTTTCCTGCAACAGCCTCGGGTTCTCGCCTTGGGCCAGCCCGACCAGCCCCATGATCACCATCGTCCGCATCCCGGCTTCTTCCTTCAGTTTCAGCTTGATCTTATTGGCCACCGGCAGAAAGAACAGGTTCGCGGCCCCGACGCCGTACACTGTCGCGACAAATGCGACCGCGATACCGCCGCCCAACTTCGAAGGGTCGGCCAGATTCTCCATGACGTGAATCAAACCCAACACTGCGCCGAGAATACCGACGGTGGGTGCGTACCCTCCGGCGGCCTCCCATACCTTTGCCGCGATCACGCCCTCTTCTTCATGATGCTCGACATCGATCTCCAGGATTTCCTGCACAACCTTCGGATCTGTTCCGTCGACGATCAGCTGCACACCTTTCTGAAAAAACGGATCGTGCAGTTCCTTGATCTTCCCCTCTAAGGCCAGGAGTCCCTGTTTCCGGGAAACGTTCGCCAGATCCAAAATCTGGGTGATGGTGCCTTTGACATCGTGAGCAGGGCTGGAAATAGCCAGCGACAGGGATCCAATCGCTTTGATCACAACGGGCAGCGGGTTCTGAACGCAGCACGCACCGATGGTGCCCCCCATCACGATGATGAACGCGGTGAGCTGCATGATCGAACCGGCATGACCGCCTTCCAGGGCCTGCCCGCCCAAGATCGATCCGATCGCGATGACGATCCCCAGTATGGTTGCGATATCCACGGTGTGCCTACCTCATCTTCATGCCGACGGCGCTGCGGAGCCCCTTCGAAAGTACTGACGAGCAAGCGGAGGATGGGCTTGCGCCCGTCAGAATCAGTTTGCTACCGTCCACCTCCATGAACACTGCGTCTCTGGAGGTGAACTCGTGGGTCCAGCC
This portion of the Nitrospiraceae bacterium genome encodes:
- a CDS encoding OmpA family protein, translated to MAKKKHEEHENHERWLVSYADFITLLFAFFVVMYSVSSVNEGKYRTVSDSIKAALNPITSAPASRMPFTIGDSKPRLINPELASANEPVIRRIRQIMKRLQADLKPELQDVSIMETGNGTIVINLPESVLFNSGEARVKSEALPFLQSLSEILVEMDRHVRVLGHTDNVPIRTAQFPSNWELSAARAVMVVRILSELNSVPPRHLSATGFADSRPLVPNDTPEGRSKNRRVEIVVLERPPVDESPKGTKDREIVPGVTLPTVGIPAARSGNLVQTAPGPEAPLVGSPPSGQH
- a CDS encoding response regulator, which produces MPKTVLVVDDSPTMRQMVSFTLTSAGYQVIEAGNGKEALTKAGGSKLDLVVTDLNMPEMDGISLIKELRKNASFKFTPILMLTTEAADDKKKAGQAAGATGWIVKPFNPEQMMAVVKKVLPG
- a CDS encoding STAS domain-containing protein; the protein is MLKPTGELTIFEVGSLCDALKTAVAEEAPVTLDLSRVTKLDASAVQLLIAAHLSGRVAVSGLSDECSQRVASYGFTKALCPSAGNR
- a CDS encoding flagellar motor protein → MDIATILGIVIAIGSILGGQALEGGHAGSIMQLTAFIIVMGGTIGACCVQNPLPVVIKAIGSLSLAISSPAHDVKGTITQILDLANVSRKQGLLALEGKIKELHDPFFQKGVQLIVDGTDPKVVQEILEIDVEHHEEEGVIAAKVWEAAGGYAPTVGILGAVLGLIHVMENLADPSKLGGGIAVAFVATVYGVGAANLFFLPVANKIKLKLKEEAGMRTMVIMGLVGLAQGENPRLLQEKLESFLPVSERSKEEKK